Below is a window of Ananas comosus cultivar F153 linkage group 9, ASM154086v1, whole genome shotgun sequence DNA.
ATAATCATGATAAGCATAATAAAGAAGTACCTCTGGTGCCATCCAATATGGCGTTCCCTTCAACGATAGATTAGGTGCAGCTCCACTTAACTGATGATCAATAAGAATCAAAGTTAAAAATGCTCCTCATAATGTCACAGAAAGATGTACAAATGCAAACAGCAAACAAATTTATTCTACCTCAGTTTCATACAATTTGACAAACGCAGAAAGTGCCAAGTAGAAAGCACTTCCAAATACAAAATGGTGCAAAAGACACTTGAGTTATCGATGAGATGCACGCCTTGGCTACAGTCATCAGCCCATTCAACAAAAGTAGCATAAATAGCTCACATCTAATCAAAGCAATACATGCTAAGTCAAGCATATTTACGCCCATTTAAAGCTCAATGTGTTCCAAAGAAAATTGTGGTGGAATGCCTGCGGATGAGGTTTGATGTTTCCAAAACAAATATTGGAGACATGAGGATGATCTTAGAGTATTGTCTTGACAGCCGTAAACTtgcaagaaaaaataattacgGTTTAAGTTGactctttaattaataatagattGAGTCAATTAGGTTATGAACTTAATTGGTTTTCAATTCCACTTTCTCAGGAATTTTTAGCATGATCCTCAGGCACTTTTCACACAGTTATCAAAGCTGCTCTATTTGCGTAAAAGTACTAAAATCGTGTTGCTATCCAGGATAGATACGAAGCAAACAACCAACTGAAACTTTTTCTTGTCAAGAGACGTATAGGCCTCAAGATGAAATTGGATAGGATAGTTTACCTAAAAGAGAATGACGCAGACTTTACATACGTAAAAGAGTTCTAAATAACAAAGTCCACCAAGTTTTGAGGTCAGGCAAGAGCAACAGGGAGCTTGCTCGACGTGCTTTAAGGTGAGAATATTGAACTGGCCACAGGGCCTTTCCTTTCTTTGCTGTTTCTTCCGATTCTCACCAGCTAACATATATACTACCAGTAAACATGCACCAGAAGACCACAAAGAATacatcatatattttaaaacaaaGATAGGGAATAGTAAGATGCGATACTCACATGTTTTGCCATCCCAAAATCAGCTAGCTTAACAACTCCATGTACATCAACTAGCAGATTTGCTCCCTTTATGTCCCTGAAATAATTACACCTCCCAATTCAGTTCTAATATTGTAACTTATAATACAATATTACTTTACAGAATATCTGGTTATGACCATATATATTCATAACAACGCAGGCGGGCACGTGCGCATGCACACACACAAtcagagagaggaaaaggaacAACAGAGATAATGTATCAAAACATAGGGTTCCTAACATTGAGCTTTAAGATCTGAATGCCAGCATTGCTTCACGACTTCAACAAACATAAGAAGTTCCAAAGATCTTTCTTTTTCCAGATTTATTTCtgtaattattaaaattgataatcGCGACACAAGAACAAGGGTAGTCTAATATCAAGACTCGACTGAAATTGTTCGAGTTTTGGAACCACTCGTGGTTTTAGTCATTTCTGTGATTTCATCATTTCAACAGTTCATGTTTTCATCAACTTCAGCAATTTCACGATGTTCTGGTTAGATTCAACTAGTACCAATAACTTTCATCCATTGGATCAGTCTAATCTTTGGACAAAAGTTCAATAAAGTGCtccttataaaatttattataaggAGGGTTGGATGCCCTTTATGCAACCCCTCTAAATCTCATCCATCAATCCACCCCCTCAGTTCAAGTAAAAGTAAGAGTTGATGTTGAGTTGATGGTTGAGATTTAAAGGAGGGGATGGATGCAGGGCATCCAACCTCTCCGTATAATAAATTCTATTAAGGAGCTccttgtagattttttttttatatatctttcATTATCCAATCAACCaaaacaaaatacatatatacattgGAACTCCAATTTCTACAAATTTAAGTAGTTGAAAAGCTTTTGGCATTTTTCCAGtcaaaatccaaattcaaacccCAAAGTTAAAGCAGTGAACAAAGCTATAGAAGAGCATATCACATCTTAGGTCAAAATATTGAAAGAATGTAAGAAATACTAATAAAAAGTTTAAGGTTATCTAAACTAATGGTCATTAAAGCAAAGAAAAAGTATCATTTTCATAATAATACAAAAAGCAGATACATACCTATGCATTATGTCTTTGCTATGCAAGTAAGCTAATCCATTAAGAATATGACGGGTAAAATTTCGAATAACTGATTCTGTCATAGCTCCAAAATGCTGACGCACATATTTGTTTATGGAGCCAGGGTGAACATACTCTAGATATATGTAAAACCGATCCTCAATCTGTAATTGAAAAAAACCAAGTCTATTGAGTTTATACATCAGAAACATCAAACTTCCATTGTAGCAGCTACAAAGAAAACTAACCAATTCACTGCCATAATACTGCACAATATTTGGATGCTTAAATTGACTGAGAAACTTTATCTCCTGAACCAAAAAAAAGGtcacacaaaaaaagaaaaaaacaatattaGACAACAAATGTTGCTTCAAAAGGCAGGAAAAGGTAAACTACTATTAACATTTCAGACAAAATTAACAGAATGAAGGAAATCAGAAGTAAAAGCAGGCACTACAACCATGAAATAAGGCATTAGAAGAAACATGTTGGAAAAAAAGATGTTGACATGTCAAGCATACAACTGTTAGATGTTGTAATCACAAGAAGTTCAAAGAAATGGCCCCCGTCCATGCAACTTTTACAGCGTCATATAAAACATAATGTTGTGAACCAAAACAGAGtaaatgaataattttaaaaatagaaactaaGAATTAGACAGCGCAAATTACGTTATATTATTAATCTCTTGCTTGCTAATCAACTAACTGTCCTATTAACTACTATCTATCACTTGAAAACTAAGAAATTATCAAACTTCCCATTTCATTTCTAAAGAATTGCTCCAATAAAACTACTCAGGCCTATTTTAGTTTGTAAGAACTTTGCCAACAGGCCATGCTTTCAGCCGGTCAAAAGCTTTTGATCACCATGAAAGCATATTGAAACTCGCTACAGAGATGACTGAAATGAGATAGAGAAAGAACCTGCTCTAACTGCTTTAAACATTCTGCTGATTTAGCGTCATCTGGAATTATATTAACTTCCTTCATTGCACATAAAGCTCCAGTATGCCTATTTCAGAACATTATGTGGTCATTTTCAAGCAACCATAGAAGGGGCTTACCAGTGAAAAATAATCAAGTAGGATAACTCTATATACCTATTGGTGGCCTCAAAAACATTCCCATATGTACCGCTTCCTATAAGCTTTCCTTTCTGCCACTGACCTGTCATTGGAGAGACCTCGGTTTTGTGAGTAGGCTGATGAGCAAAACCTGACTGCATAGGACCCGGAGAAGCTCCTGGAGGGAGGGGCAGTGGATGAACATTGACATTCCCATTATTACTATCATGCCGTCCGTTTGAACTCTCTGGAAACAGCTTCGAATGCAGAGGCGACGAAGGGGCGCTAGGGTTTCTAGATCGTGTCACAGGGCTTCTCAACGATGGACTATAACGGGGTGATGGCTCAGGACTGCCCATAAACTTTTCAGGGGACATATGGGGAGAGAGTAGTGTTGTAGTGTCGGTCGATGGGAAGTCTGGAGCTGACCAAACTTGATGATGTTGAGTAGTCATAGCAGATGTTGACAAGTCCACATTACTTGATCGCCTTGGACTGCGCACAGGGCTAGAAATCCCACTGGCAGGAGCACTTTTAGCGGGTATATTCAGTCTGAAGTTCACACTGTCAACCGAACTCGTATCTTGGAACACCTTCCTATGATGACTATTTCCATTAATTGGAAAGTCACTGCGACAGCGTTCTGGCCTTTTGTGAGCAATCTGGTGCGGCAACTTACTGCAGTTAGATGTACAAATCAAATCGAGTTATTTTATTAGTTCCAAGGAATCATTCAGAAATATAAGTGAACacataagaaacaaaaaagtaTGTCGTCATGCGCAATAACCAGTCAATGCAAGATTTCAGAAGGCATGATCAGTGCACACTTACCTTGTTGAAGGGTATAGTAGGTATTGCTTAACCTTTGAAAAAATACtgccaaaagtttttttttgtcaatctaatcgtatttttttttatgtacaaGCTATAGTATTCAGCAGCAGACGCAACACTTGTTGCACGTTGCTTAATTCAGATGGGCATAGATGCACCGTAGTGAAGAGAAATCCCTATGTGGATTAGCCAGACACAGTACAAATCACCACACCAACACCAAAGATTTCAACCACAGATACGTGAGATACGGCAAGCTAGCATAATAAAGGAACAGAGTAAGAGTTACAGCATTAAATTAAGATCTAACTCGCATCAAAATCCCACCTACTTCTTGTACCGACATTCATATATAAATTCTTCACCATTAGCATAAACCTCTAATAAATGTTGTATTTGCTACAGATCAGAATTGTATTACCTATTCATGATTGCACAAGTACACAGCAAAGGCACAGAAGATCATGAATATAAGTAAAACCCTTTTAAAACTACTCACCTCTCAGTTGAAAAAAATGAAGTGACCCTGTGGCCTACGGGATCCGCGGCAGATGAGAAATCAACAGTGGAACTCCCCTCCTCGCCATCTCCTCCGCCAGGCGTTCCTCTCGGCGAGGGCAGTGGGCAACTAGCCGCACGCGAAGGACTCGAAGCAGAAGCCCCGgtccctaaccctaaccctaaccctaagccAAATTCTCTACGCGGGGAGGCCGCGGCGGCCTCATCCGGTAAGGGCAGGGGCTGCGGCAGCTGCGGGAATGAGGACGAAAGCCTCGGTGGCACGACGTCGAGGTTGCTGGGGGAGCGGGAGACCGGCGTCGAGTTGGCAgatccgccaccgccaccgccaccgcccccgacagcggcgggggcggcggcggcggcggagggagcgGGAGAAGGAGGAGATGGGATNGGCGGAGCTTGCGCTGGCGCGTGAGGCGGGGCTGGGCCTGGGGCTGCGAGTCGCGTCGGTACCAGAGGAAGTTGTCGCCTCTCCGGGCGCGGCGGGGCGAGGCGGGGGACCCTgcggccgaggaggaggaggacctgggggagggggaggaagaGGACGGGGAGCTACCGCTCTTCCACGGCCAAGGCATGTCGCCGCCCCCGGTGGAGGACGCACATGTTACGAAGGGGAGGCAACCCTATACCTAGAGGCGtccgaggaggaggagtagTAGGAAGGAAGGAGATGGGAATTtaaaggaaaccctaaccctaaccctagatagGAGTCGTCGTTGGCCATGGGAGGCGGGgtgagaggaggagggagacgaccAACGCGCGTTCGAGGCGTATAAGAACGGGGTCTTCTCGATCCCCGCACGAGTCAATTCGgagagctttttctttttctctctcgcCCCCCTCGGCGTAGGCCGCCACGAGGGGGATGGGTTTGTTTGTTTATTCCGGTAAATTGCGCCATTGGTCCACAGAGTTTTGATAAAATTACTGCCTACACCGTGTGTATAAGCGCTCTCCATGAACCTCATCAAAGTTTTTATTAGGACCATTGTAATCCAATGATTCGACCCAACTTATAAAGTCGTTCGATTCAATCTTTTAAactaaataagtaaaaaattattgtaaattGTTTGAATTGGTGATTCAACTATCGATCGCTGAACCAGTCTGGTTTTAATCTAATCAGCCGATTTCCTTTTATCAAGTTGTTGGATtgttggcgctaactattaatcccaaaagctcgagctgttagaaatacgcaaccaatttacTTAAAACTTACAGATACAGCGCTCACGTGTcacgattgtgactcggcccaaccagccttatgccacttcgaacatgactccgTCTAACCTAGCCTCACGCAATTTCGAACGTAACTCGGCCCACTttgcctcccgccacagggtaAGATGttgacccatttaagccaacacaagCCATCGAAAGAaccaatatattaaaaatattacaattagAATTTATCAGTTAAGCATCAaacaattagaaaaaaattacttataGAAAAAGACTCACTATTTGATCTGTATTGgagtgaaataaaaaataatattgaattgtatcggaatgaaaaatataataatgaatcatcaaaaaaaatatttaatttattattgaaatgAAATCGTAATGGACAATTGaaatttttaagattttgaGAGAGTATTTTGACTAATAAAAGGGAGAGCAACGAAGgatggaggagagggaggtgTTTGCGAGGAAGGCATTCGagcaatttattcaaaaatgagtcaatttaaaatttaaaactgaaTTGAACCATAAATGGATTGCGTTAATTTCATTCCATagtgaaatagaaattaaaattcgatttctatgaaacaaacaacaactatcaaaATCAGTAAACTTTattccaatttaaaattttaagcaaaccctaaatatattttgtggattagatttgaattttgaaatctcTTGGAGCTTTAACAGTACAGTGTAGGGAAAGTACTTATAGACCCAATGCAGGCCATAATTTCTTCAAAATTGttacatttttttatctaattttgggTGACATATATTAGCCCCTACACTATTCCCTTATTATGGCGACTGAACTATtctacttttatttaattactttcgctttcagatttttttttttttgtgtggtatattttaatttattattttgtagttttttttttattttgttgtacaCTAATTTGTATCTTTTTTGTGTACTAAAAATGAAATATTGGGTTATTATACAAAATAAACCGCTGAAGCGAGGTGAATTTTGATTGACACAATAACAGCATtataataacaaaaatttaaaataaatttattatttcataaaCAATAACCGAGAAATatctgtaatatatatatatatactaatattatatatttataattatatatatataatatattaatattataatatatatagtccggctactatactatcgatagtaccaagcccttggtactattgattttTCTACCGTTTGATTTACCTTTGATCAtattccacccgttagattatactattaaaccaaccacactaaccctagggaccactatcaatttaaccagGGACCATATCATCCacgcacattttttcatccaacggccgaaaactcaatagtaccaaaggtttggtactattgaatagtatagtagcataatctatatattattatatataatatatatatactatattatatatatattatagtgcggctaggattcttatggaagtacggagccctccgtacttccactttgttttcgatgttcggactttcaaatcgacgatcggttccgttagacttgatctagagtatttgaagtatctagaaaataaattttgcgattttcgatatcatttgcctagtgatcgaagtggctcaaaatcaacggctgaaaataaaaatcttacaaaatatgatgatatgacattaaattttagatcaaagttattgatcttgttttatatggtataaagaatcttctatcaaaatttcatgtgatttggatatttctacaccgttaaacttgcaaccggcttaccatggtcattaaaattattgattttgagccccttcgatcactaggcaaatgatatcgaaaaattacaaaatttattttctaagtaattcaaatactctagatcaactctaacggagccgatcgtcgattcgaaagttcgaacatcgaaaacaagttgaaagcacggagggctccgttcttccataagcataccagcccactctctctctctctctctctctctgtctctctatatatatatatatatatatatatatatgtatatatatatatatagtagttcttatgtgctattaggagcacgaaggtctccatgctcctaagctgttttcgatgatgaagattccaaatcgacgatcggatccgttagacttaatttagcgtatttgaactatttagaaaataaattttacgatttttcggtattatttacccagcgatcaaaagggttcaaaatcaaaagctgaaaataaaaatctcacaaaaagcgGTGATATAGCATTGAAATTTCGATCAGATATATTGATCttactgtaaatagtataaagaattttctatctaaatttcatttgatttaaatatttttatacggttaaacttgcaaacggtatacatcaatcattaaaaattattatttttgaaccctttcgaccgttgagtaaatgatatcgaaaaatcgtaaaattaattttctagatagttcaaatacactagatcaagtctaacggaatagatcgtcgattcgaacgctccatcatcaaaaatggcttaggagtacgaaggcctccgttatcttaatagcacacaagacctaatatagagagagagagagagatagagagagagataaagaccgagatatatatagagagagagagagtgggctggaatgctatcgataacaaacggattccgttgccacccatttatttttgatgatggagctttcaaatcgacgatcggcatcgttgaatatgatctatactacttgaaatatttagaaaccaaatttcaattctttttagcatcattgacctaatgatcaaagaatttcaaaatttataattttaatgacagatatgagacattttctcgtttaatagtgtaaagctatccaaatcatttgaattttggttagaaaattttttaaactatttaaaacaagatctatactctcgatcctaattataaaattcttatcatcactttttagaggatattcattttcaaccgttcattttttcgcccacttgatggacgagagaacaatatcgaaaaatttctatatactttaaatggtatagatcattttcaacagtgccgatcgtcgatttggaagggTGATTCTCCTCTCTTACGAAagaaataggtggcaacggagtctgtttgctaccgatagtattccagcttaactctctctctctctctctacatatatagaattatgctactatactttcaatagtaccaagcactttgtgctatcgagttttcgactattggatgaaaggatgtgcggttaggatgatagtggtcccatagagttgagtgggtggttgattgaataatataatctaatgggtagaaatgatcaaaaggtacatctaacagcagaaaatttgatagtaccaagagcttggtactatcaatagtatagtagtcgatatatatatatatatatatagtccggctatggtacttgtaaaagtaccaagtatttggtgcttgtaaattttttaccgttagatctacgcctttgatcattttcacccgttagattatactattcaaccaaccacccacttaaccctagggggcccacatcatcctaaccgcatatcccttaatccaagggctaaaaacttacaagcaccaatgacttggtacttttaaaagcataagagctcaattctattattatatatatatataatatagtagggctactatactattatgagtattggcttcGATACTCATAGTTATTTTcgtgatggagcttctgaattgacgatcactgtttaaatatgatctagagtatttgaaacttctagaaaataaatttcgtaatttttcaaatcataataaagtcatCAAGCgcgcataaaatgaacggtcaaaatcgaacgatatcttaaaaatggatgatcggatccttcaatttaagatcgaagttattgatctttatctaggtagtgaataaaattttctatcaaaaattcaactattcggattcttttgcaccgttaaactagcaagttatttctatcggccgttaaaaaatgtcaattttgtgagctttgatcgtaagataaatgatgtcgaaaaatatgaaatttgatttctagatgtttcaaatgctctagataacgtttaacggtgtggatcgtcgatttggaaagctctatcatcgaaaacaacttatgagtacgagggcgatcgtactcataatagtatagagcgccatctatattatatatatatatatatatatatatatatatatatatatatatatatataaagagagagagagagagaaagagagagttgagctggaatgcttttgatagcaaacgggctccattgccacctatttgttttcgatgatggagcttccaaatcgacgatcggtactgttgaacataatttatactacttgaaatatatagaaatcaaattttaaattttttcgacattattggcCTGATGGTCAAAGTATTTTAAAATCTGtcattttaatagtcgatatgatCGGCTcctttagacttgatctaacttatttgaaatatttagaaaataaattttacaatttttcgatatcatttatctagcgatcgaaagagttcaaaattAACGGTTGAaagtaaaaatctcacaaaaagtggtaaTATAgcgttaaaattttcaatcagagatattgatatttcagtaaatagtataaaaatttttaatcataatttcatcttatttgaaTGCTTCTACACCgctaaacttgcaaacgatatatattaaccattaaaaatggttgattttgaatccattCGATCGccagataaatgatatcgaaaaatcacaaaatttattttctaaatacttcaaatatggtagatcaagtctaacgaaatcgatcgtcaattcgaaagctctatcattagAAACAACTTAGGAGTACGAAAACCTCCATACTTCTAATAGTACACAAgacctattctctctctctctctctctctctctctatatatatatataatataatataatatatttgcacTGTCCCAAAGTCACCCAATGATTATGGGTCCTTGTTGTGCGGATCCCACCAATTGGAACCTGGGCTAATATGGTAATTCTTACGTAGTAACGTACCcaatgtattattaatttaattgtacttatttacatattatattatatattattatatacatcaTTAATGCTTTAACTTTTGATGTTCCCCTCGTGTATCACATACGAAACTTTGAAAACTCTTTTAGAGAGAATaatgttttatttaattaaaattaaaaatctcctTTAAGTGCTAGTAATGAGtcatctcaaaaaaagaaaacctttATTCCTAGAGATTTTATTTGAAACTGTGCATAAGTATGTTgcatacaattaaaaaatatatttgtatgtaCTTCGTTTCAGCTGCTTCAACCTAATAGGATTAGATCGTTTTCAGtaataaataaacttaattagtattaaatttttataaaagttaaGGCATTAATTAGCTGCAACGCTAACTTCTTGCCTAATATATTTTGGTATTCATAACCTTTGCAGTTCCTCGTTGGTTCATTGACTTATATCTAGACCTAGACCTGACAAACGGATGGGTTGGATAACCCGCCAGCGGATCATTATACCCGTGGATTATTTGGgtatggataaaatttatccGTAAATTTTTGNtcataacatataataaaaatatttaaagttttaaagcaaaaaatttcacaaaaaagtAACACGATAAAGAATTAGGGTTAAAATTTTtaggataaataaataaataaataaataaataaataaatatattaattaaaaaaatatattttgtaattaaaatatat
It encodes the following:
- the LOC109715368 gene encoding mitogen-activated protein kinase kinase kinase 5-like, with translation MANDDSYLGLGLGFPLNSHLLPSYYSSSSDASRYRVLLLLGRRVPRLAPPRPERRQLPLVPTRLAAPGPAPPHAPAQAPPIPSPPSPAPSAAAAAPAAVGGGGGGGGGSANSTPVSRSPSNLDVVPPRLSSSFPQLPQPLPLPDEAAAASPRREFGLGLGLGLGTGASASSPSRAASCPLPSPRGTPGGGDGEEGSSTVDFSSAADPVGHRVTSFFSTESKLPHQIAHKRPERCRSDFPINGNSHHRKVFQDTSSVDSVNFRLNIPAKSAPASGISSPVRSPRRSSNVDLSTSAMTTQHHQVWSAPDFPSTDTTTLLSPHMSPEKFMGSPEPSPRYSPSLRSPVTRSRNPSAPSSPLHSKLFPESSNGRHDSNNGNVNVHPLPLPPGASPGPMQSGFAHQPTHKTEVSPMTGQWQKGKLIGSGTYGNVFEATNRHTGALCAMKEVNIIPDDAKSAECLKQLEQEIKFLSQFKHPNIVQYYGSELIEDRFYIYLEYVHPGSINKYVRQHFGAMTESVIRNFTRHILNGLAYLHSKDIMHRDIKGANLLVDVHGVVKLADFGMAKHLSGAAPNLSLKGTPYWMAPEVLQATLNKEIGYDLAVDIWSLGCTIIEMFTGQPPWSGLEGPAALFKVLNKNPTIPETLSSEGKEFLQLCFRRNPAERPKASKLLDHPFIKNSHHHNIHGSVQAFAGIKLDTTNSPRDRKSSKSDPCLKGKQPKCETNHSYPETSESASSRPSPRSNPEFPRSLSPPHRNQLASTTAMHLGNGNFHPCALPKPYEKEVLHL